The Thamnophis elegans isolate rThaEle1 chromosome Z, rThaEle1.pri, whole genome shotgun sequence genome contains a region encoding:
- the ZEB1 gene encoding zinc finger E-box-binding homeobox 1 isoform X4 yields the protein MTSHKSGRDQRHVTQSSGNRKFKCTECGKAFKYKHHLKEHLRIHSGEKPYECPNCKKRFSHSGSYSSHISSKKCIGMVPVNGRARSGIKTSQCSSPSLSASPGSPTRPQVRQKIENKPLQEQLPVNQIKTEPVDYEFKPIVVASGINCSAPLQNGVFSGGSQLQATSSTQGVVQAVVLPTVGLVSPISINLSDIQNVLKVAVDGNVIRQVLENSHTNLTSKEQETINTAPLQQAGHSLISAISLPLVDQDGTTKIIINYSLEQPSPLQVIPQNLKKETSAPNNNCKTEKLPEDLRVKSEKEKSFERETNDSTCLFHDDCPEKPNALQESKHYDVKNSTQPSQLSGAEVEKSESSALSEAGEANPSPGQPPLKNLLSLLKAYYALNAQPSSDELSKIADSVNLPLDVVKKWFEKMQAGQISLPVSGQSSPEPDKLKTSVNNDDHIGSTAENEQDSQSNAVSPLKTNKPQTISTGSAHNGSQHNTPSPSPLNLSSSRNAQGFLYLNESAQEEPQIEPLDLSLPKQHGESLERSTSVYQNSAYSVQEEPLNLTCAKKEPQKDSSITDSEPVVNVIPPSANPINITIPTVTAQLPTIVAIADQNSVPCLRALAANKQTILIPQVAYTYSTTVNPTVQETPKQMQANGNQDERQDTSSEGISNVDDQNDSDSTPPKKKMRKTENGMYACDLCDKIFQKSSSLLRHKYEHTGKRPHECGICKKAFKHKHHLIEHMRLHSGEKPYQCDKCGKRFSHSGSYSQHMNHRYSYCKREAEERDSTELEGAAQEHLGNENAEAGASPSQLDFDERESLTREEEDSEKEEEDEDKEMEEKEKECGKLQEEEEEEEEEEEEEEEEEEEITEESMKGKEAVDEGNSIKPEVILKEELMSEAATSKV from the exons AGACATGTGACACAATCTAGTGGTAATCGAAAATTCAAGTGCACTGAATGTGGAAAAGCTTTCAAATATAAACATCACTTAAAGGAACACTTAAGAATCCACAGTG gagagaagccatatgaaTGCCCAAACTGCAAGAAACGTTTTTCCCATTCTGGTTCCTACAGCTCCCATATAAGCAGTAAGAAATGTATTGGAATGGTGCCTGTGAATGGCCGAGCACGATCAGGGATCAAGACATCTCAgtgctcttctccttctctttctgcatCCCCGGGTAGCCCAACAAGACCACAAGTACGACAAAAGATAGAAAATAAACCCTTACAAGAACAACTCCCTGTAAACCAAATTAAAACTGAACCTGTGGATTATGAATTCAAACCTATAGTAGTTGCATCAGGAATCAACTGTTCAGCCCCTTTGCAAAATGGGGTATTTAGTGGTGGTAGCCAATTGCAGGCAACCAGTTCTACTCAGGGCGTGGTGCAAGCTGTTGTTTTGCCAACTGTTGGTCTGGTATCTCCAATAAGCATCAACTTAAGTGACATTCAAAATGTACTTAAAGTTGCAGTCGATGGTAATGTGATAAGGCAAGTATTGGAGAATAGTCACACCAATCTTACATccaaagaacaagaaacaatCAACACTGCACCCTTACAACAAGCTGGACATTCCCTTATTTCAGCTATCAGTCTTCCTTTGGTTGATCAAGATGGGACAaccaaaattattattaattacagTTTGGAGCAACCTAGCCCTCTTCAGGTTATACCACAGAATCTGAAAAAAGAAACCTCTGCCCCAAATAACAACTGCAAAACTGAGAAACTACCAGAAGATCTCAGAGTGaagtctgaaaaagaaaaaagttttgaaaGAGAAACCAATGATAGCACTTGCCTTTTTCATGATGACTGTCCAGAGAAACCTAATGCACTTCAAGAATCAAAGCACTATGATGTCAAAAATTCCACTCAACCGTCTCAGCTCAGTGGTGCAGAAGTTGAAAAATCTGAATCCTCTGCTTTATCAGAAGCAGGGGAGGCTAACCCATCTCCTGGTCAACCTCctttaaaaaaccttttatcCCTCCTTAAAGCCTATTATGCATTAAATGCACAACCAAGCTCAGATGAGCTCTCCAAAATTGCTGATTCAGTCAATTTGCCATTGGATGTTGTTAAAAAGTGGTTTGAAAAAATGCAAGCTGGCCAGATTTCTTTACCAGTATCTGGCCAGTCTTCCCCTGAACCTGATAAATTAAAAACCTCTGTTAATAATGATGACCACATTGGATCTACAGCTGAAAATGAACAGGATAGCCAATCTAATGCTGTAAGTCCTCTTAAAACCAATAAACCACAGACTATATCAACAGGATCAGCTCATAATGGCTCTCAGCATAACACACCATCCCCGTCACCCCTTAACCTTTCTTCATCTAGAAATGCACAGGGTTTCTTGTACCTTAACGAGAGTGCCCAGGAAGAGCCACAAATAGAACCTCTTGACCTTTCATTACCAAAGCAACATGGAGAATCATTGGAACGATCCACTAGTGTTTACCAGAACAGTGCATATTCTGTTCAGGAAGAACCTTTGAACTTAACTTGTGCAAAAAAAGAACCACAAAAAGACAGCAGTATTACAGACTCTGAACCAGTTGTAAATGTAATCCCACCAAGTGCCAATCCCATTAATATTACTATCCCTACAGTTACTGCCCAGCTACCTACAATTGTTGCCATTGCTGACcagaacagtgttccatgcttaAGAGCTCTTGCTGCTAATAAGCAAACAATTCTTATCCCCCAGGTAGCTTATACTTATTCAACCACAGTTAACCCTACAGTTCAAGAAACACCAAAACAGATGCAGGCCAACGGAAATCAG GATGAAAGACAAGACACTAGCTCAGAAGGAATATCAAATGTAGATGATCAAAACGATTCTGATTCTACACCACCGAAGAAGAAGatgagaaaaacagaaaatggAATGTATGCATGTGATTTGTGTGACAAAATATTCCAGAAGAGTAGCTCACTTTTAagacataaatatgaacataCAG gTAAAAGACCTCATGAGTGCGGAATCTGCAAAAAGGCATTTAAACATAAGCATCATTTAATTGAACATATGCGACTGCACTCTGGAGAGAAGCCCTATCAATGTGACAAATGTGGCAAACGCTTTTCTCACTCGGGGTCTTACTCTCAGCACATGAATCATCGCTACTCCTATTGTAAAAGGGAAGCTGAGGAACGTGACAGCACAGAACTAGAAGGAGCCGCACAGGAGCACCTAGGGAATGAGAATGCAGAAGCAGGAGCTTCTCCCTCACAGCTTGACTTTGATGAGAGAGAAAGCTTGACAAGAGAGGAGGAAGACagtgaaaaagaggaagaagatgaagacaaagagatggaggaaaaagaaaaagaatgtggaaaattacaagaggaggaggaggaagaagaggaagaagaggaggaggaggaggaagaagaggaagaaataactGAAGAAAGCATGAAGGGCAAAGAAGCCGTAGATGAAGGAAACAGTATTAAACCAGAAGTTATATTAAAAGAGGAGCTAATGTCCGAGGCAGCAACAAGTAAAGTTTAA